A window of Trueperaceae bacterium genomic DNA:
CGCGGCGAGGCCGAGGTCCTTCGCGAAACCGAAGTCGGTGAGGATCGGCCGGTCGCCCCGCACCAGCACGTTGTCCGGCTTGACGTCGTGGTGCACGACGCCGTGCCGGTGCGCGTCGGCGAGGGCGGCGAGCAGGGCGTCGGCGAAGCGGACGACGCGGGGCGCGGGCAACGGTCCGCCCCGCACCAGCACCGCGAGGCTGGGGCCGGGCACGTACGGGTAGACGAGCGCACCGTCGCGCGTCTCGACGAGCGGCAGGATGCCGGGGTGGTCGAGTTTCGTGACGACCTCCGCTTCGCGGGCGAGGCGGCGTTCGAGCGTGGGGTGGAACCCCACGAGGCGTTTGACGACGACGAGGCGACCCGCAGGGCCCCCGAGACGGGCGATCTCGACGCGGACCGGCCCGTTCTCCGCGAGCACGCGCACGGTGCGCAGCATGGGGGACGCTACCACGCGGGTTCGAAGCGCAGCGCCCCCTCCCGGTCGGTGCGGCGGACCTCGGCGCCGGCGTCGGCGATGCGGCGCAGGACGTCGGGGGCGGGGTGCGCGTAGCGGTCGCCGCCGGCGGAGATCGCGACGACGTCGGGGGCGGCCGCGCGGAGCAGCGCGGTCCCGGTCGAGTGCGACGAGCCGTGGTGCGGCGCGACCAGGAGGGGTGTGCGGGGGACCGCCAGGTCGACCTCGACGGCGGTGGGGACGTCGCCGGCCAGCAGCGCCCACGCCCGGTCGCGCCAGTCGATGCGCAGCACGACCGAATCGCGGTTCGCGTCGCCGCTCGGGCGCGGCGTGGGGTGCAGCACGTGGAGGGTGACGTCCCCCAACGCCAGGCGCATCCCGCGCCGCAGCTCGCGGGTGGGGACGCCCTCGGCGCGGGCGACCTCCGCGAGGTGCCTCCAGATCGGGCGGTCGGGGGCGGGGTGCCCGTACGCGAGGGTCCCGACCGGGAGCGCCCGCACGACCGAGGCGAGGCCCTCGGCGTGGTCGGCGTCGGCGTGGGTGGCGACGACGGCGCGGAGGCGGTGCACCCCGAGCGCGCGGAGGGCGGGCACGACGACCTCCGCGCCGACGTCGAAGTCGCCGTAGGGGGTGCCGCCCCCGTCGATCAGGACCGCGCCCTCGCCGGGCACGCGCAGGAGCAGCGCGTCGCCCTGCCCGACGTCGAGCACCCACAGGGCCGGCCGGGCCGCCGCCGGCGCCCCCCAGGCGGAGGCGACGAGGGAGGCGACCGCCACGCCGCTCGCGACCGCCGTCAGGGTCCGCAGCTGGAGGCGTCCGCGCACCGCGAGGGCGGCGGCGACCGCGAGGAGCCCCCACCGGACGGCGTCGCCCGCGCCGAGCGTCCCGCCGGTCAGGCGGGGGCCGCGGGCCGCGAGGTCGGCGACGGCGAGCAGCGCGCCCGCCCCGAGGTCGGGGATCGCCCCCACGAACGGCGCGACGGGCGGGACGAGCGCACCGACGAGGGCGGCGGGCGCGCCGGCGGGCAGCAGGAGGGTGGTGAGGGGCACCGCGACGAGGTTGACGAGCGGTCCGGCGAGCGCCGCTTCGCCGAACGCGCCGAGCACCCACGGGAGGCCCGCCGCCCAGGCCGACGTCCCGACCGCCAGCCCGCCGAGCGTCCAGGTGGCGGGGTGGCGGGGTCCGAAGCGGTCCGCCGCCCGCTCCGCGAGGGGCGCCCCGATCCCGAGGATCCCGAGCAGCGCCAGGTAGGACAGGACGAAGGCCAGATCGAAGAGCCAATCGGGGCGCGCGACGAGCGTGAGGAGGGCCGCGAGGGCGAGGGTCGTGAAGGGC
This region includes:
- a CDS encoding ComEC/Rec2 family competence protein, encoding MTHAATPEPAPPFVPWPVPAALGVAAGIAGHAAGGPAAVATATVLALAGALAGLRPPPGPARRAAVRAALVLAVALPLGAVRHAAREARPAPLAPLAGDVVELAGRSDGRFLDVAGTSARVVLRPVGAVPRGTVRVRGRLAATQGADNPGGFDARAWARRRGAHHVLFVDAVPMAVPPTGLRARLRAALVAGGGGERGTLLRALVLGEREEAGPLRTRFAEAGLAHVLALSGLHLGILAGALGALLAPLGPARGVGVAVAAAAFAAWIGPTPSLVRAAAMTGAAGLLAARGVGRASPFTTLALAALLTLVARPDWLFDLAFVLSYLALLGILGIGAPLAERAADRFGPRHPATWTLGGLAVGTSAWAAGLPWVLGAFGEAALAGPLVNLVAVPLTTLLLPAGAPAALVGALVPPVAPFVGAIPDLGAGALLAVADLAARGPRLTGGTLGAGDAVRWGLLAVAAALAVRGRLQLRTLTAVASGVAVASLVASAWGAPAAARPALWVLDVGQGDALLLRVPGEGAVLIDGGGTPYGDFDVGAEVVVPALRALGVHRLRAVVATHADADHAEGLASVVRALPVGTLAYGHPAPDRPIWRHLAEVARAEGVPTRELRRGMRLALGDVTLHVLHPTPRPSGDANRDSVVLRIDWRDRAWALLAGDVPTAVEVDLAVPRTPLLVAPHHGSSHSTGTALLRAAAPDVVAISAGGDRYAHPAPDVLRRIADAGAEVRRTDREGALRFEPAW
- a CDS encoding serine/threonine-protein kinase; amino-acid sequence: MLRTVRVLAENGPVRVEIARLGGPAGRLVVVKRLVGFHPTLERRLAREAEVVTKLDHPGILPLVETRDGALVYPYVPGPSLAVLVRGGPLPAPRVVRFADALLAALADAHRHGVVHHDVKPDNVLVRGDRPILTDFGFAKDLGLAAITGADTALGTPHYMAPEQFDGARGDPRSDLYALTATLYHALVGTPPWGSEALRVAAGGADLPLAAPPGAGAALAPWLRRGLARDPAARFPDADAMRAALHGVRREVAA